In a single window of the Gossypium hirsutum isolate 1008001.06 chromosome D02, Gossypium_hirsutum_v2.1, whole genome shotgun sequence genome:
- the LOC107907671 gene encoding uncharacterized protein, producing the protein MLFAIAISLLYVEIKDSVLKRVFSEIVKKFWSKWELRSMVMLSLILQFLLVYFGRKRKKYTGNWVPLIAVIAWLIYFSADWMATLVLSTLLRGSSELKEGLIVFWTPFLLWHLGSPYNITAYSLEDNELWLRHFLGMFFQIGEAIYIYVRFRSNTTLNAMAIPLFIGGVLKFLERIWALRCANPKQLMKYFYSSPKKENPSTSDSAARSEMREMIRTGLFDPSEKRGFIGDPRITSEVRFLREVDSAFEVFKPLFTDLPFQISKAFHDEMVFLNPSTRTAAEAFNFVKIELEFLYDLLYTKNPLQHRHHIVSLALRCICFFSLLSVLIAFSVLYRKIEDSTVDVVVTYTLLLGAVWLESYSFYMHIRSKWTILRYAVRGHKRLKLYCRLVQNRLYLIKSQEGIQKMAQHDFLEYCVKAKASQFAQILKFIDPGDLLQKFWYTKWKEVDIELKKFIYNHLLPIFNNLNEKRSKFEKGLFKLECLEKILAERGDNVLQEKGFDPDEKDEYWKLKTTDFPRQIFVWHIATSLVYYNDLSKHRRSTLFNPVCKISKSLSDYMMYLVLVRPTMLPKGFSDIVNKETYQQTQRISPKKKMKVSMEEFNEALLSFGFNKFSENGALWDGIKFAKQLQSLVREERWDHEEKWKMISEVWMEMMVYGASRCTWEEHAQQLRHGGELLTHVALIMAHLGLTTQVQRLEKSADHPIASAFPTPF; encoded by the exons ATGCTATTTGCAA TTGCCATCTCTCTACTTTATGTAGAGATTAAGGACTCAGTCTTGAAGAGGGTGTTCTCTGAAATTGTCAAAAAATTTTGGAGTAAATGGGAGCTTCGTTCTATGGTTATGTTGAGTCTTATTCTTCAATTTCTTCTTGTTTATTTCGGGAGGAAACGAAAGAAATATACTGGAAACTGGGTGCCATTGATAGCAGTAATTgcttggctaatatatttctcaGCAGATTGGATGGCGACCCTTGTGCTTAGTACCCTTCTTCGAGGCAGCTCCGAATTAAAAGAAGGACTCATTGTCTTTTGGACCCCTTTTCTTCTATGGCATCTCGGCAGCCCTTACAATATCACTGCTTACTCTTTGGAAGACAATGAGCTTTGGTTGCGCCACTTTCTTGGAATGTTCTTCCAAATCGGCGAGGCGATTTATATTTATGTGCGGTTTCGATCGAATACCACGCTAAATGCTATGGCTATTCCGTTGTTCATTGGGGGAGTTTTAAAGTTTCTGGAAAGGATATGGGCTCTTAGATGTGCAAATCCGAAGCAGCTCATGAAGTACTTTTACTCTTCCCCGAAAAAGGAAAATCCGAGCACTAGCGACAGTGCTGCTAGAAGTGAAATGAGAGAAATGATCCGAACCGGCCTTTTTGATCCTTCGGAAAAGAGAGGTTTTATAGGAGATCCAAGGATTACTTCGGAAGTAAGGTTTCTTCGGGAGGTAGACTCAGCGTTTGAAGTTTTCAAGCCTCTGTTTACTGATCTCCCGTTTCAGATCTCGAAAGCATTTCACGATGAAATGGTCTTCCTCAATCCTAGTACAAGGACAGCAGCCGAGGCCTTCAATTTTGTCAAGATCGAACTCGAATTCCTTTACGATTTGCTCTACACCAAGAACCCCCTACAACACAGACACCATATTGTGAGCTTAGCTCTTCGTTGCATCtgttttttctctcttctttcagTGCTGATAGCTTTTTCAGTTCTCTATCGCAAGATCGAAGATTCGACCGTTGATGTTGTCGTCACCTACACGCTGCTGTTAGGAGCGGTTTGGCTCGAGAGCTATTCGTTTTACATGCACATTCGTTCCAAGTGGACGATTCTCAGGTACGCTGTTAGAGGACACAAAAGGCTTAAGCTATACTGTCGGCTTGTTCAAAACAGGTTATATTTGATCAAGTCGCAGGAGGGAATACAAAAAATGGCACAACATGATTTTTTAGAGTATTGCGTGAAGGCCAAGGCAAGCCAATTTGCTCAGATCTTAAAGTTTATTGACCCCGGTGACCTTTTGCAGAAGTTTTGGTACACGAAGTGGAAGGAAGTTGATATCGAGTTAAAGAAGTTCATCTATAATCACCt attgccaatattcaacaaccTGAACGAGAAGCGTTCCAAGTTCGAAAAAGGTCTGTTTAAGCTTGAGTGCCTGGAGAAGATTTTGGCGGAGAGAGGTGACAATGTTCTCCAAGAGAAAGGCTTTGATCCAGATGAGAAGGATGAGTATTGGAAATTGAAAACCACAGATTTCCCCCGTCAAATCTTCGTGTGGCACATCGCTACCTCCCTCGTTTATTACAACGATCTCTCGAAGCATCGGAGGAGCACGTTGTTCAATCCGGTTTGTAAAATCAGCAAATCTTTGTCCGATTACATGATGTATCTGGTATTGGTTCGACCTACAATGCTGCCGAAAGGGTTCAGTGACATAGTGAACAAAGAAACTTACCAACAAACCCAGAGAATATCTCcgaagaaaaagatgaaagttTCCATGGAGGAATTCAATGAAGCATTACTGTCCTTTGGGTTTAATAAATTTTCTGAAAATGGGGCATTATGGGATGGAATCAAATTTGCGAAGCAATTACAAAGCTTGGTTCGTGAAGAGAGGTGGGATCACGAGGAGAAGTGGAAAATGATAAGCGAAGTGTGGATGGAGATGATGGTCTATGGTGCAAGTCGATGCACATGGGAGGAACATGCACAACAATTGAGGCATGGTGGTGAGCTACTCACTCATGTTGCTCTTATTATGGCTCATCTTGGTTTAACTACTCAAGTCCAAAGGCTTGAAAAATCAGCTGATCATCCTATTGCTTCTGCATTTCCCACccctttttaa